In Uranotaenia lowii strain MFRU-FL chromosome 2, ASM2978415v1, whole genome shotgun sequence, one genomic interval encodes:
- the LOC129745482 gene encoding store-operated calcium entry regulator STIMATE-like, protein MNTSSDTTLLMTIDEAAGTGNTEWSTLHCSKDALTDLFGWFLQGILATLAFTCLIGKRFCEPLYSRRSWETWWYDTSKQGIGALVIHMTNVYLAPLFQGDPCTWYIINFLLDSTIGLFIIYIGIKTCQYLARKKKWDAINFGEYGAPKSWLYQTWIYVGLMAIVKLITTLFIQLDVWDNVKNFVLSPFKDPRIELAVVMLVIPFFVNILIFWVTDNFLMRHARKKRNTGATHHNHGREHNLLQKVKYKMIQKSKPNDSESDTLLSGDEEILNYKPSSSGTSSSLLHHVSLSGAGSSSATILDDTAIILTSSTAAPSSKQNVQQRTSVINV, encoded by the exons atgaaCACCTCATCGGATACCACTTTGTTGATGACGATTGATGAGGCCGCCGGAACTGGCAATACCGAATGGTCAACCCTGCACTGCAGCAAAGATGCCTTGACCGATCTGTTCGGGTGGTTCTTGCAGGGCATTTTGGCCACCCTGGCGTTCACCTGTTTGATTG GTAAAAGATTCTGCGAACCCCTCTACAGCAGACGATCGTGGGAAACGTGGTGGTACGACACCTCCAAGCAGGGTATCGGTGCCCTGGTGATTCACATGACTAACGTATATCTAGCCCCACTTTTTCAGGGCGATCCCTGTACCTG GTATATTATCAACTTTCTACTAGATTCCACTATCGGTTTATTCATTATATACATTGGCATAAAAACCTGTCAGTATTTAGCGCGGAAGAAGAAATGGGATGCGATCAACTTTGGCGAATATG GAGCACCAAAATCTTGGCTCTACCAAACGTGGATCTACGTCGGTCTGATGGCAATAGTGAAGCTCATCACCACGTTGTTTATTCAGCTTGACGTGTGGGACAATGTGAAAAACTTCGTCCTCTCCCCGTTCAAAGATCCTCGGATCGAACTAGCAGTGGTAATGCTGGTAATTCCATTCTTCGTAAAT ATTCTCATTTTTTGGGTGACAGATAACTTCCTGATGAGGCACGCGCGAAAAAAACGGAACACCGGAGCCACGCATCACAACCATGGAAGAGAACACAATCTTCTGCAAAAA GTAAAatacaaaatgatacaaaaatccAAACCTAATGATTCAGAATCTGATACTCTTTTATCAGGAgatgaagaaattttaaactataaaccATCGAGTAGCGGCACCTCATCATCGTTGCTGCACCACGTATCGTTATCTGGTGCCGGCTCTTCGTCGGCGACTATCCTGGACGATACGGCAATCATTCTCACTTCATCGACGGCCGCACCTAGCAGTAAGCAAAATGTCCAACAGCGAACTAGTGTGATTAATGTGTAG
- the LOC129745476 gene encoding uncharacterized protein LOC129745476, whose protein sequence is MDQDLADELNLKGELRPLGLKWTGGTYRTEANSQIVSLDVSGLKGKRYHLEDVRTVEELQLPSQTLDVTQLQRDNPYLRGIPVDSYTDVRPRLLIGVQHANATLVRKSREGESGQPIAVKTNLGWTIYGGVPTGESHSMVHYTYHVYACDYQMQDDADGKLDRAVKDFFSLESLGITAPTKTMRSADDERALKLLRELTKFEGERYTTGLLWRYNITHLPDSKPMALKRFLNLERRMAKDPELRGVLQQKLADYVTKGYVRKLTKEELEENHERVWYLPVFPVINPNKPGKVRLVGDAAATTHEVSLNSLLLTGPDLTTPLVSVLFKFREHRFGICGDIREMFHQVGIRGEDQHSQRFLWRDERELGEPSVYVMQVMTFGACCSPSSAQYVKNMNAERFSEQFPAASAAIVQCTYVDDMLCSTETEEEAIELAKTVWDINNRGGFEIRNWMSNSVGILSALRGDSCAEKSLDLSSSLATEKVLGMWWCTKTDCFTYKINWDRLGRELLEGNRCPTKREVLRILMTIYDPLGLIAHFLMFLKVLLQEIWRTRVGWDENIDDKCFEKWRKWLHLLPDVENVSIPRCYRMSSSIGHHTEIQLHTFVDASENGTAAAVYLRFVEGDNIECSLVTAKSRVAPLKYLSIPRLELQAAVIGARLAAFVMQGLSVKVARRVFWSDSRNVIAWIRADHRKYNAFVAARVSEILDLTSVSSWKWVPTKWNVADEGTKWQCQPSLTNDSRWFKAPEFLWQAEKEWPDTPEKLTEPVKELRACVNAHFQTESEIIPVKDFSTWRRLVNTTAYVFRYLRQLRPKKFTRTIEILSSEEIHQAEDYLLRTAQHDVFRTELNILRRDDRNATIPKQSQLYKLNPFIDEKGLLRMHGRTGACKFLAVGIANPIILPRDHPITNLIVESYHQKFHHQNHESVINEVRQKYCISFLRRVYAKVRSNCQRCKLREARPRPPAMADLPKCRLAAFVRPFTHTGIDYFGPMEVAIGRRVEKRWGVLLTCLTIRGVYLDLASSLTTSSCIMVIRNFIVRRGTPSVFYSDRGTNFIGADRELKQALQDVDQHKMAQEFVSATTTWCFNPPAAPHMGGSWERLVQSVKRTLVELQLPHRPKEEELRSALVEIEGIINARPLTHVPIEDDAAPALTPNHWLLGSSDGFKPWAELEVNSIALSRGWHLSQQIANHFWKRWLREYLPEITRRSKWHQNVPPIKEGDIVVIVDSELPRNCWPKGRVIGTVNRDGQVRTVTIKTAKGVYERPAVKVAVIDVRAKEEFADSEAESAN, encoded by the coding sequence ATGGACCAAGACCTAGCAGATGAGCTGAACCTAAAAGGAGAACTTCGTCCCTTGGGCCTCAAGTGGACTGGAGGCACATATCGAACAGAGGCCAACAGTCAAATCGTCAGTTTGGATGTGTCCGGACTTAAAGGAAAGCGGTATCACCTGGAGGATGTAAGGACAGTGGAGGAGCTGCAACTGCCGTCTCAAACGCTCGACGTGACGCAGCTTCAGAGAGATAACCCCTATCTACGAGGAATTCCCGTAGATTCGTACACCGATGTTCGACCTCGCCTGCTAATCGGAGTGCAACACGCTAACGCGACGTTGGTCAGGAAGAGTCGAGAGGGCGAATCCGGTCAACCAATTGCAGTTAAGACCAACCTGGGGTGGACGATCTACGGAGGAGTGCCGACGGGAGAGTCGCATAGTATGGTGCACTATACCTACCACGTTTACGCCTGTGACTACCAGATGCAAGACGATGCTGACGGGAAGCTGGACCGCGCGGTGAAGGACTTCTTCTCTCTTGAGAGTCTAGGAATAACAGCACCCACTAAGACGATGCGCTCCGCCGACGATGAGAGGGCCCTCAAGCTGTTACGTGAGCTAACCAAATTCGAAGGCGAGAGATATACAACCGGCCTGCTCTGGAGATACAACATCACGCATCTGCCAGACAGCAAACCGATGGCGCTGAAGCGGTTTTTGAATCTCGAGCGACGCATGGCGAAAGACCCGGAGCTGAGGGGAGTACTGCAGCAAAAACTGGCTGATTACGTCACCAAGGGCTATGTTCGGAAGCTTACGAAGGAGGAACTGGAGGAAAACCACGAGCGTGTCTGGTACTTACCAGTTTTTCCGGTCATCAACCCCAATAAGCCAGGAAAAGTTCGACTCGTCGGGGACGCCGCAGCAACAACGCATGAAGTGTCGCTGAACTCTTTACTACTCACGGGACCGGATCTTACCACTCCGCTGGTTTCCGTGCTCTTCAAATTTCGCGAACATCGATTTGGTATTTGTGGCGACATCAGGGAGATGTTCCACCAGGTTGGAATTAGAGGCGAAGACCAGCATAGCCAGCGATTTCTGTGGCGAGATGAGAGAGAGCTAGGTGAACCCAGTGTTTACGTTATGCAGGTGATGACGTTCGGGGCGTGCTGTTCTCCTTCAAGTGCACAGTACGTGAAGAACATGAACGCGGAACGTTTCAGCGAGCAGTTCCCAGCGGCCTCTGCGGCCATAGTGCAGTGTACGTATGTCGACGACATGTTGTGTAGCACAGAGACCGAAGAGGAGGCGATTGAGTTGGCGAAGACTGTTTGGGACATCAACAATCGAGGCGGGTTTGAAATCCGCAATTGGATGTCCAACTCCGTTGGCATACTATCAGCGCTTCGTGGAGATTCCTGTGCAGAGAAAAGCCTCGACCTGTCATCCAGCCTAGCGACCGAGAAGGTATTGGGAATGTGGTGGTGTACTAAGACCGACTGTTTCACCTACAAAATCAACTGGGATCGGCTAGGACGTGAGCTGCTGGAAGGCAATCGTTGCCCTACGAAACGTGAGGTACTCCGCATCCTGATGACCATCTACGATCCTCTAGGTCTCATCGCGCACTTCCTAATGTTTCTCAAGGTACTGCTACAGGAGATCTGGCGGACCCGAGTAGGCTGGGACGAAAACATCGACGATAAGTGCTTCGAAAAGTGGCGAAAATGGCTGCATCTTCTTCCGGACGTTGAGAACGTCAGTATTCCGCGGTGCTACAGGATGTCTTCATCGATCGGTCATCACACCGAGATCCAGTTGCACACCTTTGTCGACGCTAGTGAAAATGGCACGGCGGCAGCTGTTTATCTCCGATTCGTGGAAGGCGACAACATCGAATGCAGTCTCGTCACCGCTAAGAGTCGTGTAGCACCACTCAAGTATCTCTCGATTCCGAGGCTCGAACTTCAAGCGGCAGTAATTGGAGCCAGATTAGCTGCGTTTGTCATGCAGGGACTATCAGTCAAGGTTGCCCGTCGAGTTTTTTGGTCAGACTCCCGCAACGTTATCGCCTGGATACGTGCCGACCACCGCAAATACAACGCATTCGTCGCCGCGAGAGTCAGCGAAATCCTAGATCTCACGAGCGTATCGAGCTGGAAGTGGGTCCCAACGAAGTGGAATGTGGCGGACGAAGGCACGAAGTGGCAGTGTCAACCCTCCCTTACGAACGACAGCCGCTGGTTCAAAGCACCAGAATTCCTGTGGCAAGCAGAAAAAGAATGGCCAGATACCCCGGAAAAACTGACAGAACCGGTGAAAGAGCTGAGAGCGTGCGTCAACGCGCACTTCCAAACGGAAAGCGAGATCATCCCCGTTAAAGATTTCTCAACCTGGAGACGATTGGTCAACACAACCGCCTACGTTTTTCGGTATCTACGCCAGCTTCGACCAAAGAAATTCACCCGCACCATCGAAATCCTTTCGAGCGAGGAGATACACCAAGCTGAGGACTACCTTCTCCGCACCGCACAGCATGACGTCTTCCGAACCGAGCTAAACATTCTCCGACGCGACGACCGCAACGCAACGATTCCCAAGCAAAGTCAGCTGTACAAGCTCAACCCGTTCATCGATGAAAAAGGATTGCTGCGCATGCACGGCAGGACTGGAGCGTGCAAGTTTCTAGCAGTGGGAATCGCCAACCCTATTATCCTTCCGCGCGACCATCCGATAACGAATCTCATCGTTGAAAGCTACCACCAGAAGTTTCATCATCAAAACCACGAGTCAGTCATCAACGAAGTTCGCCAGAAATACTGCATCAGTTTTCTACGCAGAGTATACGCCAAGGTCAGGTCTAACTGTCAACGCTGCAAGCTGCGGGAAGCTCGTCCCCGACCTCCAGCAATGGCTGACCTACCAAAGTGTCGACTAGCAGCTTTCGTTCGACCGTTCACACATACCGGCATCGACTATTTTGGACCGATGGAAGTGGCTATAGGGAGAAGggttgaaaaaaggtggggggTTTTATTAACTTGTCTCACTATTCGCGGGGTCTACCTTGATTTAGCTAGCTCTTTAACGACAAGCTCGTGCATAATGGTGATCCGCAACTTCATTGTGCGACGAGGAACACCTTCCGTTTTCTACAGCGACAGAGGAACTAACTTCATCGGAGCCGATCGGGAGTTGAAGCAAGCCCTGCAAGACGTCGACCAGCACAAGATGGCTCAGGAGTTTGTTTCGGCGACCACCACTTGGTGTTTTAATCCACCGGCAGCTCCCCATATGGGGGGGAGCTGGGAACGACTCGTGCAGTCCGTCAAGCGCACCTTAGTGGAACTGCAGCTACCCCATCGCCCGAAGGAGGAAGAACTGAGGAGTGCTCTGGTCGAGATCGAAGGCATTATCAACGCACGGCCGCTTACCCACGTACCCATCGAAGACGACGCCGCACCAGCACTCACACCGAATCATTGGTTGCTGGGCAGTTCCGACGGATTCAAACCATGGGCCGAACTGGAAGTCAACTCCATCGCTTTGAGTAGAGGTTGGCATCTATCGCAGCAGATCGCGAACCACTTCTGGAAAAGATGGCTGCGGGAGTACCTGCCGGAGATCACCAGGCGTTCCAAGTGGCATCAGAACGTACCACCGATCAAAGAAGGTGACATCGTGGTTATAGTCGACTCGGAGCTGCCTAGGAATTGCTGGCCCAAGGGACGAGTTATCGGAACGGTAAACCGAGACGGGCAGGTGCGTACCGTAACAATTAAGACGGCGAAAGGCGTCTACGAGAGACCGGCGGTAAAGGTTGCAGTGATAGACGTAAGAGCTAAGGAGGAGTTTGCTGACTCAGAGGCGGAGTCAGCAAACTAG